In Candidatus Electrothrix scaldis, the genomic window GTATGCAGGAGCTACGTCATCAACTGCATCATGCGGCTCAGAGCGGCTTTCCTGAGATGGAAGGCCTCCTGGATATCCTGGAAAAAGGCGATACCTATGCCTGTCTTGATGCCCTGTTGACACAACTGGAGAATCTCCGGGAGATTATTCTTTCTGAGGAGTGCTTTGCCCCCAAGGAAGAGATCTATTATAAGCGGCATATCGCCGTGGATATTCCCTCAGTCTATGGTCGCTATTCCGAGCGAAAATTCGACGCCCTGGGGCTGAGCTTCCGTCTGGAAAATCTGGCCAATATCTATATAGAACGCCTGACCCGTTCTATCAATCTGGGCTTTATCACTCAGGCCACCTTTATTCGGATTTCACGATGCCTGTTGCTTTTTCTCCGGGCCTTGAAGGTGGACGGTATCACCAGTCGGCGACTGGATACCTATACCAGTCTGCTCAGTTCCTCTATTACTATGAAGCGTTTTTCCTACACCCAGCACCTGGATATTGTTCGTGGGTTGTCTGAAGGTGTCAAGGATGTGATTTATGCCTATTACACCAATGTGCATCAGAATAATCTTTCCATGATTATTCCCCAGATAGGTCAGTGGAATCTTCTGACCAAGTACCGCTCACTTTGGGAGGATGAAGACATGCCCTCCACGATTCATCGGCTGTCCGAGTCTTTTTTTCGGGATCTTATTGCTACGACCTTTGGTTTGCAACATCTGGATAACTTTATAACCCGTATCATCCATACCCTGGAGGCGCAGAAGGATATCCTGGATGCCAAGACTATTGATCTGCTCATGACCTACAATCCTGACAAGACTATTTCCTCTTTATATAATGAGAATCTACGTACGCATAATTTGATTCATTTGGGAAATAAGGGGTTTAACCTGATGATATTGGCCGGGGACGGAAAACGTGTCCCTCCGGCCTTTATTATTACGACGGAGATTTTCCGCTGTTGGCGGGCAGTGCAAAGCTTTAAGCGGGCCAGGGATGAGTTCATGCAGCGGGTACGGGGTGCTATCACCAACCTGGAAGATCAGACCGGGCGAGGCTTTGGTTCGCCAAGAGATCCTTTGTTGCTTTCTGTGCGTTCCGGGTCAGCCATCTCCATGCCCGGTATGATGACGACTATCCATAACGTTGGTCTGAATGAAGACCTGTTGGAGGAACTGGTCGCCAATCATCCGGATCAGGAATATTTTCTCTGGGATAATTATCGTCGTTTTCTCCAGTCCTGGGCTATGGCGGGTGGCATGGAGCGGGAGGAATTTCAGGCCATCATGAATACCCATAAAGCGCGGCACGGAGTGCGTCTGAAACGGCAGTTCACTGCGGAGCAGATGCGCGAGCTGGCTCTGGACTACCAGGCTGCCTTGCGTCGGCGAGGGCGCAGCGCCCCGGAAGACCCTTGGCTTCAGTTGATTGGGGCTGTGGAAATGGTGCTGTCTTCCTGGAATACCAGTAAGGCCATGCAGTACCGGAGTCTGATGGATGTGTCTGATGACTGGGGAACTGCTGTGATTGTTCAGACTATGGTCTACGGTAATAGGGGAGAGCAGTCAGGTAGTGGGGTCTTGTTTACTGCCCATCCCTATCGCAAGGTGCGACGGGTGGCCCTGTGGGGTGATTATGCCTCTAACGACCAAGGTGAGGATATTGTCTCCGGCTTGGTCAACAGCTATCCGGTTTCCGTGGAGCAGGCAGAGCTTGATGGCAGGCCGGTTGAGCATACCCTGGAGATCAAATTTCCGATTATTTATGAAGAGCTGCTCAAGATTGCCCGTGATCTGGTCTATACCAAGGAGTGGAATCCTCAGGAGATAGAATTTACCTTTGAGGGGCCGGACGCAGAAAACCTGTATATCCTCCAGACCCGTGATATGATCACGGTGAAGAAGAAAGAGCGTTTTCATGTTTTTATCGAATCTGAAAATCAGCAGGACAATATTCTTGGAAAAGGAATCGGCGTGAGCGGCTCTGCCTTATCTGGTCTGGCTGTTTTTACCGAAGAGAATATTCACCAGCTCCGGCAGGAGCAACCAGGGATACCCCTGATTTTGATCCGGCAGGATACCGTTCCAGAGGATATCCGGGAAATTTCTATGGCCGATGGCCTGCTCACTGCTCGCGGGGGGCAGACATCCCACGCCTCTGTGGTAGCTACTCGCCTGGAGAAAACCTGTGTGGTGGGCTGCCGAGATCTACAGGTTTTTGAGAGCGGAGAGTATGCTGTAGGGAATGGTGTGCGAATCAGTTTTGGTGATTCTATTTCGATAGATGGCCGTAATGGTTTGTTTCTTCAAGGCGTCCATGAGTCCCGTGAAGAGGTGCATATTCTGCCCTTGTAGGGAGAAAAGTAAGTGTGCTATCCTTGTTCTTTTTTCTGTAATACTTTGTGGTATAGAAGGCGACGTTTCTCTTGTTTTGCTGTTATAATATGGTGTTATCTTTAGTAGACTGCATAACGTTTTTTGTGAAAAAGTCCTTGTACCTTTTTTTCGCATTGACCTATAATAGGTGTTAATAACAAAGGATGTTTGTGAATAACAATGGGTGCTTGTTAAACCTTAATGAACAAAAGGAGGAATAATGAAACGCAAATACATTGGCTTGGTAATGGGTTTGATAGCCAGTCTACTTGTGACGGCGACCTCAAGCTTTGCAGAAGAACAGCCTGAGTTGCTTTCTTTCAAACCATCAAATTTGCAATGGGAAAAAACCAAGGCTGACTTTGTTGCGCCGGAAATTTCAACCTGTGCCGGATGTCATCCGAGACAGTATGAAGAGTGGCGTGGCTCAATGCATTTTCAGTCATTCCAGGATCCGGTCTATCTTGGAGAGCTGAACCTAGCCATTAAGGCTGTAGGTAAATCGGTTTCCAAGCAGTGTGAGGGCTGTCATACTCCGGCTGCCTTTGTCATGGGAGAAACAGCAGAACTGGATTTTGATAATCTGAGCCCCTTGGCTAAGGCTGGTGTGTCCTGTGATGTTTGTCACTCTATTAAGCGATTTACCCACTGGGAAACCCCGTCTCATGAGCCGGAGAACGGATCTTATGTCCTTTCCCCGGGGAGAAATGATGACAGTGATCCGAAAGGATTTGTTCGCACAAAATACGGTCCTTTCCCAAATTACGAGGGCTGTGGTGGTGGTTTCCACGAATGTGTTGAATCACCTAAGCATCTGACCGCAGAGCTCTGTGCCGGTTGTCATCATGTATATCATTATGATAAACACTTTCCCTATGAGTTCACCTATGGTGAGTGGAAGAAGAGTTTGTATGCTTTGAATGGTATCCAGTGTCAGGATTGTCATATGGTGGATATCGACACCTTCAAGCGTTCTGCTGATGAGTACATTAAGCCGAAACGGAGTGAGTATCACCATTATTTCAATGGTGCTAACTTCCTGATGTACTTCCTTGGTAAACTCAGAGCTGAGAAAGAGGGTGATACCAAGCTTGCTGAAAATTTTCAACATAAGTACGAGATGGCTGTACAGCGTCTCCAGGCTGCAGCTGAGATTGAGATTGATCCTATATACAATGAAGAAGGTAATCTGTATAAAATCAGAGTTCGGGTACATAACCGACGTGCAGGTCATAACCTGCCGACTTCTCTGACCGCTGTTCGTGAAATGTGGCTCGAAGTCAAGATTACCGACAAGAAGACCGGTAAGGTGTTGATTCAGAGCGGTTATGTAGATGAGAAGGGTGAGCTGGCCGGTGATACCCACATCTTTAACACCAAGGGAACAGATGAGCATGAGATCTTCCAGATTGATCCTTGGAAAGTTGTATCTAATGCCGAGGTCGGTCTTATTCCACCGAAGGGATACCGCGATATCGTGTACACCATTCTTTATCCGCCGGGAGAAGGACATGAATTGGATGTCCATGCGAAACTGCGTTTCCGTCAGGCCAGCCAGAAGGTTGCTGAAAAACTGCTGACCAGCCTGCCTAAAGGGGTAGATCTGAACAAATGGTATGGTTTGACCGAGATTCCGGCAGTGCCGATTGTTGATATGACCGAGACCAATGTATCAATGATGACCACTGGCAAGCCGAGCAAGGAGCCGAATCTTATCGACAAGCTGACTACCGGTTGGTCACATGTACCGAAATCTTCTGCTGCAAAAGAAGAAGAAAAAAAGTAAGTCGATCAAGCCCGTGATTGTCTTGTGAGTGATTAGAACTCCAAGTATAAGCACAAACACCTTTCATCCGGCATTTTTCTCTGAGAAATGCCGGATTTTTTTTGCTTTTTTAGTAGGATCTGCTAGAAGTATTCTTGCTGACTGCAAAAACTTAATAAAACGAGAATAGGTTTTGGTTACTTTGAAATAAGGAGGCGAATGATGAAAAAAACAATGATTTTTGCTTTTCAGGGGAATCCCCTGTGCTTCATTCATGTTTTGCTGAATGCCTTGAATATGGCGGAGCAGGGCATGGAGGGGAAGATTATTTTGGAAGGGGAGTCTGTGAAACTGGTACCGGAAATGGCAAAGTCAGATCATTTTCTTAATAAGATGTATATCAAGGCCAAGGAAGAAGAGGTTATTTTTGGGGCTTGTCGGGTTTGTTCCAGTAAGCTGGGAGTTTTGGAGGCCGTGATAGCAGAGAATATTCCTCTGGTTGGCGGGATGTCCGGTCATCCGCCCATGTCGGAATATATAAAGCAGGGATATACGATTATTACGCTTTAAGCGTTATCCTGGATTATGTCCAGTTATCATTATGTTTGTTGTTATACTGCCACTGGGATAAAATACGTTTTCTGCCCCGGCCTTGAAAGACCGGGCTATTTTCGGCAGTCCCTCCGGGACGATGTTTTTTTCAGCCCCAGAGGGGCGACAGAAAATAGCCCACTGCTTTAACGGTGGACATAGGGATAGAAAAATCTCAAGCCCTTTCGGTGCTGAGTAGAGATGTCAGGGGGCTGTTTTTTCTGGAATGGCTTGAAAAAAAGCCCCCTTTTTTACTGAGAGGATAACGGTCTGTCCCGCTCTGAGTTGCTCTTCTGCATGCTCAGGTTCTACCATAATATAATGGGTATATTGGTGTTCATCTTGGACTTTTGCCTGAACCGGTTTTCCTTGTCTTGCTGTGCCCGCAAGAATGACCGCTGTCCTGCCGATCAGGCTGTCTTCCGAAACCGCCGAGGTTTCATCTTTGGGTATATAGGTATGAAGTAGTCCTCCAATCACCCGGGTAAAAGGTAGCGCGCAGAAACCTGCTGGAATGAGTGCTATGAATGGAGGGAGGAGATTGCCTGTCATTTTTTGGATCAGCGCCTGAAGAAAGAGCCCGGAAAGTCCAAAGGTTGTCAGGGCAACAAGGAGGAGCATGAGGAGGGGAACTTTTCCAACACGGAGCCAGCTAAGGAACTGGCTGAATGCAGACGGGGAGCTATCCGGGAGTTCGATGTCTACATCCACATCAGGGAACAGGGAGTCAATAAGCTCTGAAATCCCTGCGCCAAGACTGAGAGAGAGGACCTCCAGGAGAACAAAGGATATCATCACTGCCAAGGCACCGGAAAAGGGCAGATTGGCAGGTTCCATCAGAAAGCTGAGCATATACTCTCTCCATTAGGCCGTCAGTTGATATTCCTGAACACCGCCGACCCCGGAAAGTGGGCATTCTCCGCATTGCGGTTTTGATTTTTTGCAGAACTGTTTTCCCACCTGTACCAGCAACGCATGGTATTCATTAAAAAGCGCTACATCTTCCCGCAGATTATCCATGAACAGTTCCTGGATTTGGAAGTAATCATAATCCTCTGAAATGAGTTCATGCCGAGTCAGGATGCGGTGGGTGTAGGCGTCCACCACAAAAATAGGCTGGCCAGCAGCGTACAGCACCATAGAGTCGGCGGTCTCCGGTCCGATTCCTTTGACAGAAAGCAGTTGTTCCCGGAGAACAGAAGCAGGCTGTTGGAGTAGATACTCCAGATCATTATCCCAATGTTCTGCGATCATGGCAAAGAGGTTCTGTAGCCGCCCGGCCTTGATATTATAATAGCCTGCCGGGCGGATATACTCGGCCAGCTCTTCTTTGCTCAAGGCAGCCATTGCTGATAAGGAAAGCACACCAGTCTCCTTTAAATTGGCAATAGCCTTTTCTACGTTTTGCCAATTGGTGTTCTGGGTAAGAATCGCGCCCACCATTACCTCGAATGGAGTATCGCCGGGCCACCAATGCTGGTGGCCAAAACGTTCCAGCAGACGACGGTAGATTTCCTCCAGCTCCTCGGATATCATGGACTACTCCTTGTCGCCAAGGCAGATGCCGATGGAGCGTGCAGTCAGTATTTTGTCACTCTTCAGGTCTACCTGCTTTCGGCAACGGATAGCGTCTTCCAAGAGCACCGCCGACATAGTGGGGGGAGTCCAGGCAACCATTCGATCAAATAAGCCTTCTGCAGCCATTCGCACAGCAGCAGCTCCGAAGCGGAGGGCCAGCAGACGATCAAAGGTGGTGGGCGAGCCCCCTCTTTGGAGATGTCCAAGTACCAGTGATCGGGTATCTTTACCGATCCTCTTCCTGATTTCTTCCGCAACCCATTCTCCAACACCACCGAGGACGACTTCCTCGCGACCGGCTTCTCCTTTACCTCGATTTCTAACCTCTCCGCCTTCTTCCTTGGCTCCTTCCGCAACCACAACAATGGAATAATGTTTGCCGTGGAGTTCGTTTTCGGTGATCTTGGCGCAGACTGCATCCATATCAAAGGGAATCTCTGGGAGTAGGATAACATCTGCGCCTCCTGAAATTCCTGAATACAGAGCTATCCACCCAGAATCTCGCCCCATTACCTCCACGACCATGACTCTGTCATGGGATTTAGCCGTTGAATGGAGTTTATCCAGGGCCTCTGTTGCGGTGGAAACCGCTGTATCAAAACCAAAGGTCCGGTCGGTGGCTTCCAGGTCATTATCAATAGTCTTAGGGACTCCGACAACCGGCATGCCCAACTCAGCAAAGCGATGCGCTATTTCCAGACTCCCGTCGCCACCAACAGCAATATGGCAGCCAAAGCCCATGCGCTTAAAGCCGTCCATAACTTTGCTCGATACGTCTACTAACATTTCTTCGTCGGCAAAGTTTTTTACCGGCATGGAAAAGGGGTTTCCCTTGTTTGTTGTGCCGAGGATTGTACCACCAGTGGGTGTTATTCCCTCAACATCGGCGGGCATCAGGCGAACAAGTTCATCTCTATCCAGAAACCCCATATAGCCGTGCCGACTCCCATAGACCTCCCAGCCGAGTTTCGTTGCGGATTTCACAATCGCAAAAATCACCGCGTTCAGGCCGGGTGCGTCTCCGCCGCCTGTGGAAATCACTATTTTGTTCATTGTATTCCCCTTGTTACATGAAACGAATTATCTTGATTGATCTACAGGACATAAAAAGCCAACAATAGAATAATCCTAAGAAAAGGCTGGAGGTTTTGCAACTTTTTTCCCTTGATTGCTGAGGAATAATTTTATCGATTTCCCTTTTTCTTTCTTCGCAATATCCCGGATCAATTGATATTGAATCCCATTTAAATTTTTTCGGCCATTGACTTATCAGATAAACTGCCGTACGATAAGAAGTAATCTGAACGTTTTATTTTTCTGTTTTTCAGATACGGTCTTTTGTTGAAGTTAGAATAAGGCTAACTAAACAGATTTTTTGGAAGAAAAGAGGAATGAAGAAGCTCAAGCTTGCTCTGTAAAGTTTGATAATTTTAACAACCTGGAGGTTATTATGCTGGAAGTAACAAGTTCGGCAGTCGAGAATCTCAAGACATATCTCGCCGACAATAATATTGAATCCGCGATCCGCATCTCTTTGATGCAGGGTGGCTGAGCAGGCCCCTCTTTGGGATTGGCTCTGGATGAGCCAAAAGAAAATGATCAGACGTTTGATGAAGGTGGTGTTCAGTTCTTGGTTGAGCAGGGATTGCTCAAAACCTGCGGTGCTATTAAAGTAGACTTCCTCGAAGCTGGCTACCGTTCAGGTTTTTCCATTACCTCTGAAAAACCTGTAGGTGGTGGCGGCGGTTGTAGTTCTGGTTCTTGTAGTTCTGGTAGCTGCGGCGGCTGATATCACAGGGTATATTTCTCCGTAAAGCCTCTGTCCCGACGCTGTTGTCGGGGGAGAGGTTTTTTATTTTTCCCCTCTACTTTTTGCTTTTCTTTTTCTTCTTCTTTATTGTTTTTCCGCTGCCGGGATACTGTCCTTTCTTTAACAGACTAAGTATTGCTCTGCGTTGATTCCGTTTCTGATTGAGGAGGATGACGTATGGCCTCCCATCATTCAGGTAGCCAGCATAGTTGTAAATCCCCTTCATGCTGCCTGACTTGCTTTTCACCCCCATATATTTACGCAGGAGCGGGGCATAGGGTTTGAAGACTTTGAGCAGCTCCAGCATGGCCCTGACAGTGACTTTGTTATCCCGAGACAGGCCTGCGCCATCTTTCTGGATGATGGAGGCAGCTGTTTTTTTGCCGAGCTTTTTTTTAAGCACCTCGTTGATTGCCCGCTCCGCCTTGGCCCAGGTGGCCGGATAGCCATATTTTTTTGCACCGCAGGTCAGATAGACCAAATTTGAAATAAAATTCGATGAGTATTTAAGAAAGGAGGTGGCGAGTTCCTTCAAGTTCTTACTGCTCTGGTGGGTATAGATCAGTTTGGCCTTGGCAGGAACTGCCAGCACGCCTGTTTTTCCTTCTCCCGGTATTTCCGCTTCTTCCTGTAGGGCGCGGAATA contains:
- a CDS encoding PEP/pyruvate-binding domain-containing protein translates to MTTQQTAGFTSKAWEANKEETASIVEIPEHFRQLQEVVARYQGVAKKLEHLLYEISHPYRNWQMIILELRPFVLKNFNQYRRHEQGPACFSLFTGIFLDALTESKKNGKVVSLAMEAMLAYADKLIASLQKDSLAAYKEELDTFFEKLSSLNEIDETVMMYMVQGHHPMKKMALHLMKIGRDNEETVFSCAPLARLMKKILRLNYTYWLSEENPQPWFESQCGSFCSGWQAGSLLTAISHDRFHEHLKALDLIDIEEDSFQALSELLELPAHVDIVRLYREIPKQLTPETDDEQEASFSENRKLFFLFRIMDTSGLYLIHEESLREINRSLIQLIRNQSFEEIEQFFVTTFHLLKANVRKYPHTSLQCIQVIGGEVFRRNNSRLVEAFLFETVRFGFQYANVMGVDEDWQPITNPAHLANIRVWLSLIMQEPKWCSTLFSALIINIKLSGTCVKDTDLFQRDITELLNHPIKPIYNLAKQFTKLMPVFFNEIGAEGELRDVSTELDEMHKRHDVLIHFLRKQSHVESSNLIVGFIKGIFVFWRTLDKEHLRPFLPDEILSQVVTEGPFVDELHSLTLRIQEERKIQTIDETLGWTKEQRAVWLAEQEDISVGERRRFDLLIRMFKLLHHKYSLSMQELRHQLHHAAQSGFPEMEGLLDILEKGDTYACLDALLTQLENLREIILSEECFAPKEEIYYKRHIAVDIPSVYGRYSERKFDALGLSFRLENLANIYIERLTRSINLGFITQATFIRISRCLLLFLRALKVDGITSRRLDTYTSLLSSSITMKRFSYTQHLDIVRGLSEGVKDVIYAYYTNVHQNNLSMIIPQIGQWNLLTKYRSLWEDEDMPSTIHRLSESFFRDLIATTFGLQHLDNFITRIIHTLEAQKDILDAKTIDLLMTYNPDKTISSLYNENLRTHNLIHLGNKGFNLMILAGDGKRVPPAFIITTEIFRCWRAVQSFKRARDEFMQRVRGAITNLEDQTGRGFGSPRDPLLLSVRSGSAISMPGMMTTIHNVGLNEDLLEELVANHPDQEYFLWDNYRRFLQSWAMAGGMEREEFQAIMNTHKARHGVRLKRQFTAEQMRELALDYQAALRRRGRSAPEDPWLQLIGAVEMVLSSWNTSKAMQYRSLMDVSDDWGTAVIVQTMVYGNRGEQSGSGVLFTAHPYRKVRRVALWGDYASNDQGEDIVSGLVNSYPVSVEQAELDGRPVEHTLEIKFPIIYEELLKIARDLVYTKEWNPQEIEFTFEGPDAENLYILQTRDMITVKKKERFHVFIESENQQDNILGKGIGVSGSALSGLAVFTEENIHQLRQEQPGIPLILIRQDTVPEDIREISMADGLLTARGGQTSHASVVATRLEKTCVVGCRDLQVFESGEYAVGNGVRISFGDSISIDGRNGLFLQGVHESREEVHILPL
- a CDS encoding cytochrome c family protein; the protein is MKRKYIGLVMGLIASLLVTATSSFAEEQPELLSFKPSNLQWEKTKADFVAPEISTCAGCHPRQYEEWRGSMHFQSFQDPVYLGELNLAIKAVGKSVSKQCEGCHTPAAFVMGETAELDFDNLSPLAKAGVSCDVCHSIKRFTHWETPSHEPENGSYVLSPGRNDDSDPKGFVRTKYGPFPNYEGCGGGFHECVESPKHLTAELCAGCHHVYHYDKHFPYEFTYGEWKKSLYALNGIQCQDCHMVDIDTFKRSADEYIKPKRSEYHHYFNGANFLMYFLGKLRAEKEGDTKLAENFQHKYEMAVQRLQAAAEIEIDPIYNEEGNLYKIRVRVHNRRAGHNLPTSLTAVREMWLEVKITDKKTGKVLIQSGYVDEKGELAGDTHIFNTKGTDEHEIFQIDPWKVVSNAEVGLIPPKGYRDIVYTILYPPGEGHELDVHAKLRFRQASQKVAEKLLTSLPKGVDLNKWYGLTEIPAVPIVDMTETNVSMMTTGKPSKEPNLIDKLTTGWSHVPKSSAAKEEEKK
- a CDS encoding cytoplasmic protein; this translates as MMKKTMIFAFQGNPLCFIHVLLNALNMAEQGMEGKIILEGESVKLVPEMAKSDHFLNKMYIKAKEEEVIFGACRVCSSKLGVLEAVIAENIPLVGGMSGHPPMSEYIKQGYTIITL
- a CDS encoding YqiJ family protein — encoded protein: MLSFLMEPANLPFSGALAVMISFVLLEVLSLSLGAGISELIDSLFPDVDVDIELPDSSPSAFSQFLSWLRVGKVPLLMLLLVALTTFGLSGLFLQALIQKMTGNLLPPFIALIPAGFCALPFTRVIGGLLHTYIPKDETSAVSEDSLIGRTAVILAGTARQGKPVQAKVQDEHQYTHYIMVEPEHAEEQLRAGQTVILSVKKGAFFQAIPEKTAP
- a CDS encoding endonuclease III domain-containing protein, which codes for MISEELEEIYRRLLERFGHQHWWPGDTPFEVMVGAILTQNTNWQNVEKAIANLKETGVLSLSAMAALSKEELAEYIRPAGYYNIKAGRLQNLFAMIAEHWDNDLEYLLQQPASVLREQLLSVKGIGPETADSMVLYAAGQPIFVVDAYTHRILTRHELISEDYDYFQIQELFMDNLREDVALFNEYHALLVQVGKQFCKKSKPQCGECPLSGVGGVQEYQLTA
- a CDS encoding 6-phosphofructokinase — translated: MNKIVISTGGGDAPGLNAVIFAIVKSATKLGWEVYGSRHGYMGFLDRDELVRLMPADVEGITPTGGTILGTTNKGNPFSMPVKNFADEEMLVDVSSKVMDGFKRMGFGCHIAVGGDGSLEIAHRFAELGMPVVGVPKTIDNDLEATDRTFGFDTAVSTATEALDKLHSTAKSHDRVMVVEVMGRDSGWIALYSGISGGADVILLPEIPFDMDAVCAKITENELHGKHYSIVVVAEGAKEEGGEVRNRGKGEAGREEVVLGGVGEWVAEEIRKRIGKDTRSLVLGHLQRGGSPTTFDRLLALRFGAAAVRMAAEGLFDRMVAWTPPTMSAVLLEDAIRCRKQVDLKSDKILTARSIGICLGDKE